The genomic window GACCTTGGTCAATGAGTAGAGTCATCAACGTGACTGAACGTTTGTCGGGCCGGGTCGCCCTTGTTACGGGAGCAGCGCGCGGCCAGGGTCGCGCCCACGCCGTCCGGCTGGCAAGCGAAGGCGCTGACATCATCGCCGTCGATCTGGCCGGGCCGCTTCCGGATCGGGTCCCCTATGAACCCGCCACGCGCGACGACTTGGCCGAGACAGCGCGCCTCGTCCGGGCGCTAGGTCGTCGCACGGTGGCGGCGGTATCCGACATTCGCCATCTCGATGAGCTTGCCGCGGCGGTAGGCGCTGCCGTGGGCGAGCTCGGTCGATTGGATGTCATCGTCGCCAACGCCGGAATCTGTATCCCCGAACCGTGGCACACCATCAGCGAGAAGTCGTTTCGCGACGTCATCGATACCAATGTCGTGGGCACCTGGAACACGGTCATGGCCGGTGTGCCGCACATGATCGACGGCGGACGTGGCGGTTCGGTCATCTTGATCAGTTCCATGGCCGGCCTCAAAATGCAGCCTTACATGGTGCACTACACCGCAAGCAAGCACGCGGTGACGGGCATGGCCCGTGCTTTCGCCGCCGAGTTGGGACCCCACCACATTCGGGTCAACAGTGTGCACCCGGGGCCCGTACTGACCGAAATGGGTGGCGGAACCATGGTCAACGCGATGGCTGCGGCCATCGAGACCAACCCCACGCTCAATGGAATGGTCACCCCGTTCCTGCCGCAGTGGGTCGTCTATCCCGAAGACGTCGCGGAGGCCGTGTGCTGGCTGGCATGCGATGAGTCGCGGTTCATAACCGCCGCACTGCTTCCTGTTGACGGCGGCATGGCGCAATTCTGATCGCCTCAGTCGGAGAAGACTTCTCGGTTGACCGTGTGCAGGTAGGGAATGGCGAGAAAGGGGGTGATGTAGAAGATGTCGTAAAGCCACCAGCCGACGACCGGAAACACCACGCCCGCGAAGCGCACATCGGCGAACATCGTCATGTTGAACACGTAGCCGATCCAGATCACCACGCCCATCCAGCAGGTGATGACCATCCACTGGTGACCCCACCGCTTCATCTGCAGAAACCCGATCGCCGCGGCGATTCGCATGGTGAACACAGTCAGGATGAGCCCTATTTCCCAGCCCTTTTCGCCGGGTCCGGCGGCGCCGCCGATCCAAAGCTCGTTGTAGTGCCAGAAGTAGCCGGCGTCGAACATGGCGCCCCAACCGTTGAGCAACACCCGGGCGAGGATGGTGTGATTCGCGACCATATCCAGTGCCCAGCCCACGGTGTTGATCGCGGCGTCGATGATGACCAGATAGCCCAACAGGGTGACAAGCATCGGCCGGACCGACAGACCCTTGTGGTGAGCCCTGCGCAGCAACCAAACTCCGCGCAGGAACAACGGCAGGCCCAGGACGCCCAGTGCCGCCGTACCGATGAGCATGCTGCCGGCAATCAACCACCTGTCAGCACGGCGCTGAGCGAGTTGCGATTCCTCGATCTGCTCGTCGAACCCGGACTCGCTGCCAGTGTGGCGCTTCAACGTTGGCAAGTTCAAACTGCCCCCAATCGGCAACTTTTCGACCACGTCGGAAGTTGAATCACGGAACCGAGATCGGCTCCGTCGTGCTGACTATAGTCAGTGAAGCGATGCGTCGCTAGGTTGCTGCTGCTACCAATCCGGGTCAGTCACTTCCTGGCTACTTGCGACCCGAAGCCTCCATACCGCGCAGTGTCCTGGTCACATAGTCGTCGAGCATCGCGTCGCGGGTAGGCCATGCGTTGGTGGTGATCAGCAGGGCATACAGGCCCAGCAGAAAGAACACCGCACTGTTCATCGGATTGACCTGGGAATCGATGTC from Mycobacterium kubicae includes these protein-coding regions:
- a CDS encoding mycofactocin-coupled SDR family oxidoreductase is translated as MTERLSGRVALVTGAARGQGRAHAVRLASEGADIIAVDLAGPLPDRVPYEPATRDDLAETARLVRALGRRTVAAVSDIRHLDELAAAVGAAVGELGRLDVIVANAGICIPEPWHTISEKSFRDVIDTNVVGTWNTVMAGVPHMIDGGRGGSVILISSMAGLKMQPYMVHYTASKHAVTGMARAFAAELGPHHIRVNSVHPGPVLTEMGGGTMVNAMAAAIETNPTLNGMVTPFLPQWVVYPEDVAEAVCWLACDESRFITAALLPVDGGMAQF